DNA from Amorphoplanes friuliensis DSM 7358:
ATGCAGACGCTGATCGACGACCTTCTCGATTACGCCACCGCGGAGAACCGGACGTTGCACACCAGCCGGGTGGATCTGCGGGCGATGGCCGACGACATCACCCGCGAACGCCTCACCGGCACCGAGGCGCACCCGCCGACAATCGTCATCGAGGACCTGCCGACCGTCGACGGTGATCCCACACTGCTGTGCCAGGTGCTGGACAACCTGATCGGCAACGCGCTGAAGTACACCGCTCCGGGCGAGGAGCCGTACGTGCGGGTCAGCTGCCGCACGACGGACGGCATGGCCCGCATCGAGGTCGCCGACCACGGCATCGGCATCCCCGCCGACCAGCGCGACACCGTTTTCACCGCCTTCGCCCGCGCCCCGGGCAGCGCCGGTTACCCCGGCACGGGCCTGGGCCTGGCGATCGTCCACCGCATCGTCGAACGCCACGGTGGTGAGGTCGGCGTCGACGCGAACCCCGGCGGCGGCAGCCTCTTCTGGTTCACCGTCCCTCACGCGGCCGCCCTGACGCCCTCGGTCACGGCACCATCCAGCTGAGCACCGGGGTGCCCTGCAACGTGACCAGCACACACATCACCAGCAGGAGCAGCAGGCTCCAGCCGACCACCTTGCGGAAGATGTCACCCTCACGTCCGGCCATGCCGACAGCCGACGCCGCGATCGCCAGGTTCTGCGGGCTGACCATCTTGCCCAGCACACCGCCCGACGAGTTCGCCGCGGCCAGCAGCACCGGATCGAGCCCGGCGCGGGCGGCCGTCTCGACCTGCAGCGCGCCGAACAGCGCGTTCGCCGAGGTGTCGGAGCCGGTCACGGCCACACCGATCCACCCCAGGATCGAGGACAGGAAAATGAACACCCCACCGGCCGCGGCCAGAAATTCACCCAGCGTGTTCGTCTGACCGGACTGGTTCAACACGTACGCGAGCGCGAGCACCGCCATCACCGTCACGATGGCGTGCCGCAGTTCGGCGTACGTGTGCAGGTAGGCCTTGAAAGCACGACCGGGACCGATGCGCAGCACCAGGGCGGTCAGGATGCCCGCGAGGATCATCAGCGTGCCGGCCGCGGAGAGCCAGCCGAGGGTGAACGTGGTCGAGGCCAGCGGTTTGCCGTTGGTCCCGAGGACGTCCAGGCCCGGCCACGCGAAGGAGACCGACCACGGCGCCTTCGCGAGCGCCGCCTTCACCGCACCGATGTTGGCCACCGAGAAGATCACAATGATGATCAGGTACGGCGCATACGCCCGCGCCACCTCAGCAGCACCGTCCCGCCGCGTCACCGTGGCAGCTCCCCCACCACCCACGGTGGCCTTCCGCGCCGAATCGACCTCCGTCGACCCAGCCGGACCTGATCCGGCCGCAGCGGGCGCAGCTGAGCCGGACGCGGCCCGACCGGAAGCAGGCGGACCGGACGCAGCTGGACCAGGCCCGGCTGAACCAGGCGAAATCCGGCTGAATCCAATCGGACCCGACTCGGCTGCATCAGCCGACCCAGCCGATGCGACCGGACCTGACCCGGCCGGACCTGACCCGGCCGGACCTGACCCGGCCGGACCTGACCCGGCCGGACCGGGCGCAGCCGAGCCGGACGCGGCCCGACTGGAAGCAGTCGGACCGGACCCAGCTGGACCAGGCCCGGCAGAACCAGACGCGGCCCGGCGCGACGCGGTCGGATCCGACTCGGCGGGTGGTTCGGCGTGGAGGTTCGGGGATTCGACGGGCTGCCAGATGCGCAGGAGCAGGACCACGGCGGCCGCCGCGAGCAGCGCGGCGATGATGTCGGTGAGCGGCACCGAGATGTAGTTCGAGGCCACGAACTGGCCGAGGGCGAACACCACACCGGCCACCAGCGCCGCGGGCCAGGTCTGCCGGATGCCGCGGCGGCCGTCGATGACGGCGACCAGGACCAGCGGTACGACGACGGCCAGCAGCGGTGTCTGCCGGCCGACCATCGCGCCGAGGGTGTCGACGTTGAGGCGCGGGTCGTCGGCGGCGCCCGAGGTGACCGTTCCGAGCGTGACGATCGGGGTGGCGAGCGCGCCGAACGCGACCGGGGCGGTGTTGGCGATGAGCGCGACAGCCGCGGCCCGGATCGGTGGGAAGCCCAGTGCCATCAGCATCACCACGGTGACGGCCACCGGGGTGCCGAAGCCGGCGAGGGCCTCGAGCAGGGCGCCGAAGCAGAACGCCACGATGATCGCCTGGATGCGCATGTCGGGGCTGACGCGTTCCATCGAGCGGCGCAGCACGTCGAAGTGCCCGCTGGCGACGGTGAGGTTGTAGACCCAGATGGCGTTGAGCACGATCCAGAGGATCGGGAAGAAACCGAATGCGGCTCCCTCACTCGCGGAGAGCAGCGCCTGTCCGACCGGCATGGAATAGACCGCGACGGCCACGATGAGAGCAACTGCCAAAGCAATCAGCCCCGCGAGCCAGGCCTTCATGCGTAGTACTCCGAGCAGAATGAACAGAGTCAGCAGCGGCAGGACGGCGAACAGGGCCGAGAAGGCCACGGAATGGGCGACGGGGTCGGTCACGATCGTGAACTGATCCATGACAGCCATCCAGGATCGTCGATGGTTGGTGGGGACAACCTACGCCTGCCGGGCGTCGCTGACATCCCCCGGAAACGAGCAGGCCGCAGGCCACCGCGTCTGTCCTGTGCGGACTCGGCGGCGGCCCGGCGCTCGGCGGGAGCGTGTTTCGCCTGCAAGTTGCATCGAGTACATGACCATGGCGTGCCAAATTCACTCACGTCAGCGCGCGAGCACTTACCAAGACCAAAAAACCGTTTCTCACAGGCTGTTGTTCTTGACTCACTCTCCGTACTCTGTTGGTCAATAACCATCGATCAACTTCAGTGCAGACGCAGGTTGATGGTCGACCGGCAGCATTGCGGGGAGCAGAGCATGGTCATCAAGATTGTCGAGCAGATCAACGACGACGAGACCCTTGAAGCAGCTTGGGAGCTTTATCTCGGCGCGTTCCGCGAACTGAACACGATGGCAGTGCAGCGGCACCTGATGTACCGCCACGAGTTCGACGAGGTCATGAGCGACCAGCGCGTTCAGAAGCACCTGTGCGTGGACGATGACGGGACCCTCTGCGGACTGTCCACGTACACGAACGATCTGACCGCGGTGCCGCTGATCGCTCCGGAGTACTTCGAGCGGCACTGGCCCGAGCACTATGCGGCCAACAAGATCTGGTACATCGGGTTTGTCGCGTTGCACCCTCAGGCTCAGGGCCGGCGCATGTTCCGCCAGATGGTCGAGCAGTTGTACATCATCGCGGCCACCCAGGGCGGACTCGTCGGCATCGACATCTGCAGTTACAACGACGAGGTGCTGAACTTCTCGCACATCTTCCGGTCCATGGTGGAGCGACTCATGCCCAACATGCGCTTCCAGCGGATCGACCAGCAGTCCTACTGGCTCTACGACTTCAGCGACGAGCCGGCGGCCTGACGTCACACGACCTCATGCCATGGGCGACCTCCCCATCGACCACTGCCGTGGCCGGTCCGGGGAAACGTCCGGAACGGTGAGTTCGTTCTTTCGAGGGGTAGCGACCTCCAGGTAGGTGCGTCGGTTCCGGCTGGGTCCAGCCGGGTGTGATCGACGTTCCTGCGGGGTGCTGCCGATACCCCGGTTCTGCGGACCGGGGTGCACCACACGGGACGCCTGACGGTGTTGCAGGTAGGGCGGGTCGAGCGGATGGCAAGCGTCGAACGCGATGACGTGGTCATTCGCCCGGCCCGCCTTTGCTGTGCGCGCGGCCTGTCCGGATTGGCTCCAGCGGCTCATCGGGTTCCCTTTTTCTCGCGGTTGGTCAGGCCGTGCTGGTCAGTAGTGGTAACCGCGGGCACCTACGGGCTCGTGTGACCCTTTGGTCTGCGGTGGTCCTTCCGGTGTGGCGACGTACCTTCCGTCGGCACCGCGGCCGATGCCGGCGTAGGTCTCCGGTCGTGCGGCCCGCATGACCAGCGCCCACACGACGCCGATCACCGCGACCGCGCAGTAGAGCACCGGGACGAGCCACTGGAACGGCGAGTCACCCTCGACCTGCAGGATCTCGCCGAAGCCGATCACGGTGATGCCGAGAACGGCGCTGAGCAGCAGGAAGGCGATGATCGGGGCGATCGTGGCCCGCCACGCGTTCTCCAGGCCGCGGTGGCGCACGAAGAACACGAGCACCGCGAAGGACGCGCTCCACATCAGGAACAGCACCCCGAGGCCGCCGATGGTGGTCAGCCAGGCGAAGATCCAGAACAGCGGTTCGAGACCTGCCACGGCGTACGCGATCAGGACCCCGAGGGCCAGCAGGCTCTGGGTGATCGAGCCGAGCAGGGGTGCGCCGGTGCGCGGATGGGTGCGCCCCCACGCCGCCGGCAGCACACCCTCACGACCGAGGGCGAACTGATAACGCGCGACCGCGGCATGGAACGCGAGCAGCGCCGCGAAGACACTGGTCAGGAACAGGATGTAGCCGATGTCCACCAGGATGCCGGGCACGTGCGGGCCGACCAGGGCGAAGACCATGTCGGTCCGGTGCTCCTGGGCGGTGGCCACGACCTGACTCGGACCGGTGATCACCGACATGGCCCAGGCGGAGAGCCCGCACAGCAGGCCGGCCAGGATGACCGCGAGGTGCGTGGCCCGGGCGACCGTCTTCTTGGGGTCCTTGGCCTCCTCCGAAAGCACGACCGTCGCCTCGAAGCCGACGAAACCGGCGACCGCGAGGACCAGCATCGGCCCGGCGTCGGAGGTGAACAGCGCCCCGGGCGCCAGCGTGGCGAAGCTGACGTGCCCGCCCGCCGGGTTGGCGATCATCACGATGTCGTAGATGAGCACCACACTGATCTCGGCGATCAGCAGCACGGCGAGCACCTTGCCGCTGAGGTCGACCCAGAGCAGGCCGAGCACCGCCACGATCGCCCAGGCGACCAGCGCACAGGTGAACCAGTGGACGCTGAAACCGAGCGCCGCGAGGATGTCGGAGGCCGCCGAGCCGAAGAGCCCGAACAACCCGATCTGCATCAACGAGTACGCCGGCAGCGCCACGAACGCCGCACCGACCCCGGTCATGCGCCCGAGCCCATGACTGATGTACGCGTAGAACGCGCCGGAGTTGACGATGTGGCGGCTCATCGCCACGAACCCGACCGTGAAGATCGACAGAATCAGCGCAGTCACCAGGTAGGCCACCGGCACCGCGGTGTTGCCGATGATGGCGTAGATGGCCGAGATCGAGCCGATGATGACGGTCAGCGGGGCGGCCCCCGCCACCCCGAAGAAGACCACCGAGGGCACACCGAGCCGGTTACGAGCGAGTGCACTCGTGATGATGTCCGGTTCAGCGGTGTCCTTACGTGCCATCAACAGCCTCCCGGCCCATTGATCGAAGTTGTCCTGCCGGCGGTGGTGCCGCCCGCGAGAGCTCACCGACGGCCGACGGCGAGCACCGAACCGACGCTGGCCTCGGTGTTCTCGATGAGCTGGCGCAGGTCCTCCGGCAGCGACGCCACCGTGTTGGGCAGGACCGTGAGGGCGGACCGGTGCGCCTCGAAGTCCCACAGCACGTGCCGGGTCAGCCCGGTCGCGGCGATGAGACCGGCCAGCACCCGGTCGCTGAGGGCCATGTCGAGCCCCCGGACCAGGAGGTTGGCGAGCCGCATGGGCGCCCAGGCCGCCGCGTTGCGCTGCAGCTCGTTGTTGGGCATGTAGAAGGTCTGTGTGCTCAGCATCCTCCGCCGGGTCACGGACTCGACCGCACCGGACCGTTCGAGCCGCTCGCCCACCCGCATCGCCGCGTCCTGGGAGAGATAGGCCAGCCACGTCCGCACGTCGCGGTGCTGAGGCTGTGCTATCAACAGGTCGAGAATGGAATGTGTGAGGGCATCTCGGGGAGGTTGGTTGCTCACGATCTCGAGGTCTCCCGCGAAGATCCTGAGCCGGTTGTCGAGGACGAGCTCGCCCAGCAGCGAAGCGGCCAGGCCGATTCCCGTGGCCCGCGGATGCAACCGCGATCGGCCGGTCCGATCCTCGTGAGCGATCAAATAGAACTGGTCAGCCAGCACGCCGCCACTCCCTAGGCACATCGACATCAGACAGTCGCGGGCAACAGCCCGTATAGACCGCACTAACTCTTAGTTCGCAGCATCATGTACCGGGCTCTAAGGTCAACACAAGAAGTACTAGACTCGGAATCCGGTCGTGACTCTCTCGGCAGACCATGGGACGGTGCTGAACGTGTATCCCTTTCCAGACCACCGAGGGGGCCACAGTGCCTACTGACGAAGGTCCCACCCTGCGCAGGCGCCGGCTGGGCGCCGAACTGAAGCGGTGCCGCGAGGTTGCCGGCCTGACCCAGGAGATCGTCGGGCGTCATTTCGAATGGCACGCGGCCAAGGTCACCCGGATCGAGACGGCCCGTGTCGCGGTGACCGCCCGCGACGTCAAGGACCTGCTCACTCTGTACGGAGTGGACGACGAGGAGTACCGCGAGGCGCTGATGGCCCTCGCCCGGCTCTCCCGTGAGCGGACGTGGTGGACGGACTACCGGGACATCATGCGCCCGGGCAACTTCGTCGGCCTGGAAGCCGAGGCCACCCTGCTCCGCACGTGGGAGCCGGTGCTGATTCCGGGGCTGCTGCAGACCGAGGCTTACATGCGCGCCCTGATGAGGACCGGCCGCGCCTCCGACCCGCCGCACCACATCGACCGCCGGGTCGCTCTGCGGCTCAAGCGCCAGGGCCGGCTGACCGCCGCGAACCCGCTCGCCCTGGCCGCGATCATCGACGAGTCCGTGGTGCGCCGCATCGTCGGCGGCCCCGAGGTCATGAAGGACCAGTTGCGGCATCTCATTGAAGTCGCTCAATTACCCACCGTGACGGTGCAGATTCTCCCGTTCGACGCCGGCGAACATCCCTTCCTGGGCGGCTCAGCAGCGCTTTTGGAGTTCCGGGAGACCACTCATTTGGATGTAGTTTACCTAGAGGGTCTTGCGGGCGACTACTACGAAGAGCAACATTCAGAGGTCGCTCGCTACCGAGACGAGTTCGAGCGGCTGAGCGCCAAAGCTCTCGACAGTCGTCTGTCCATCAAGATGGTCGAGGGCCTGCTTCACAGCTAGATCAGCAAGACCGTAGAACAGCAAGATCAGCATCACGGCAAGGCCTGCACGGGCCACGTGCAGTGGGAACTACAACCGCATATTGAAGGGAGGTGCTTGGCATGCCTGCGCACCGTCTCGACGCTGCCGTTTGGAAGAAAAGCAGTCGCAGCAACGGAAACGGCGGCAACAACTGTGTCGAGGTCGCATTCCTCGACACAGCCGTTGCCGTACGCGACAGCAAGAACCCCACGGGTCCAGCTCTCATTTTCAACCCGTCCAACTGGGCCGAGTTTGTTGACTCGGCCAAGAGCGGACAGTTTGATCTGAACAAGTGAGAGATTACCGATCAGCGCGCGAGAAGGGGAAGTAGTGAATCAAAATCAACTTCCCGCCGGCTCATGATCCGTTTCAAGATGGTGAAACGTCGGTCAGCGGCTTTCGGATTGCGTGCTGTCGGATCCCTGCGGTAAAGAAGTTCGGGGCGCCCGTGCCGGGCGCCCCGAACCCGTTTCCGGGGTCCCTGCCAGCAGATACCTGACATCTCGCGGTATTCACCAGGCCATATGTGGGGTGTACTCTCAGGAGTTAAGTCATCACCCAGCGTGAAGGGGCTACCCGTTGCGCACCACACTTCCCCACCCTCCGGAAGCCGATCCGGAGACCGGAACACCTGGTGACCTCCTCCCCGGAGAGCCGCTGCTCGAGATGAGGGCCGCGCGGATCGTCGCCGCCCTCGACGCATTCCGTAACGCATTCCCGCAGGTGCGACCGTTCTACGCGACCAAATGCAATACCGACCCCGGAGTCCTGAGTGTGCTGCACACCACAGGAGCACGATTCGAGGTCGCTTCCGTCGAGGAAATCAGAATCCTCGGCACGCTCGGTGTGCGCGGCCAGGATGTGATCTTCAGTAATCCGGTTCGCGCACGCGAACAGACCCGTCAGGCATCCCGCGCGGGTGTCTATCGATTTGCCGTCGACTCGCGTGAGGAGTTGCACCGCGTCGCCGAGGAAGCGCCGGGCAGCTGTGTCTACGCACGACTCGCCACCGGTGGCCGGGCCAGCGTGGTGCCGAGCGAGGGCAAGTTCGGGGTGGACGTCCGCGGCGCGATCGATCTGCTCGTGCGGGCGCGCGACCTCGGGCTCGTCCCGTACGGCATCACGTTCCACATCGGATCGCAGTCGCTGCGGCCCGCTGCCCTCGAGGCGGCCCTCGGCGACGTGCACACCGTGCTGTCCAGACTGGTCAGTGCCGGCATCCGCCTGCAGATGGTGGACCTCGGCGGCGGTTTCCCGGCCGCGTACGACCGGCCCGTGCCCCCGCTGGCGGCGTTCGGGCGCGCGGCCGCGGCCGGGATCGCTCAGCTGCCCTACCCGGTCGAGGTGTTCGCCGAGCCGGGCCGCTGCATCGTCGCCGAGGCCGGTACCTTCCGGTGCCGCGTCATCGGTGTCGCCCAGCGACCCTCGGGCTACTGGGCGCACACCGACCTCGGCGTCTTCAACGGCATGATGGAGGTCCTCGAGTCGGGCGGCGACCTGCGCTACCCGATCCGGGACAACCGCGGCTCGGCCAACCGGCGCCGCTTCCACGTGACCGGTCCGACCTGCGACGGCCAGGACACGTACGCCCGGGACGTGCCGCTCTCGGCCGACCTGCGCGAGGGCGACGAGGTGCTGATCGGGTCGGCCGGCGCCTACACGACCGTCTACGCGTCCCGCTTCAACGGCTTCGCCCGCCCCCGGGTCGTCGTGACCTGAGCACTACGATGCCCCCGTCGGCGAAGGCGGGGGCAGGTCATGGCGGAGACAACGGTCGTACTGGGCAGGAAACGGCGGCACTGGCCCGCTGTCGCCGGGGCCACGGTCGTGGTGGTGCTTGCCGTGACGGCGGGCCTGGCGGTCCACGGGCGGGACGACGCAGCTCCCCCGGCGGCGTTTGCCGTACCGAGTGTCGTACCGAGCGTGCCGGTCTCCGTCGCGCCCGTCGACGGGCGGCTGGGCGACGTCGTCGCCACCGGCCTGCCCGCGAGTGGCGGCCAGACCTGGGTCCTCTACTTCACGCCGATCGACTGGGACCACACCCCCGGCATCCGCATGGGTCTGTCGATCGGGGAACGCGACGCCCGCGGGACGATCGAGGAGGCGCTCAACATCGCGGTGACCAGCGGTTCCGACCGGACCGCCGGTTTCCACCCCATGCAGGCGCCGATGCAGCTCGAGGACCGGGTCGTCCAGCCCGCCTTCGGCTACTACGTCGGACGGCCCGCCCGGATCACGGCGACCTTCGACGGCGTGACGACCGTGAACGCCGTGCTGGCGCCCTGGAGCGCGGACCCGGACGTGACGATCTTCTGGTTCGATCCCGCCGCGGGCGCCGTCGAGGAGATCTCGCAGCTCGGCGCCTTCGACGCCGCCGGCGCACGGCTGCCGGACGGCATCATCAAGGCGAGCTACTTCTAGGAGCAGCCGTTCAGGTGGTCGCGGACCGCCGCGGGCACAACCTGGTGGCAGCGACCGGCCAGCGGCACCCAGGAAGCCGTCATCTCCTGCCAGCGGAAGACCACCGTGGTGCCAGCCGGCTCACGGTCGGCCCGGGCGTACCCGCGGTAGCACTCGATGCCGTCCAGCGCCCGCGCCGGGGCGAGGTCGCTGTCGCGGAGTCCGTCCAGCAGCTGGTCCGCGGTCGCGGGGCAGCCGTACTGGTCGGGCATACCCTTCGGCGCGTCGGCCGCCCGATCCGGGGCCACGGCCTTGCGAGCGGCCGACGGCACGGGAGATGGGGCCGGGTCGGGCGGAGCAACCGATGGCACGGGCGGCAGAGCCGCCGCCGGCACGGGATCGGGCTTGTCATCGCCCGCGAACGCCAGCGGTGCAGCGATGGCCAGCACCGCCACCGCCACCGCGCCCACCGCCGCAGTCTGCTTTCTCACCCCGGTACTCGACCAGACCGGGGTGAGCGGCGCTACCGGGCGGACGGTCCGGTCTCAGATGCCGTTGCGGGTGCAGAACTTGGCGAAGGCGCCGGTGCAGACGGTCTTGCGGGCGACGAAGCCGTCGTCGATCACGTCGCCGACGTTCTTCTTGAAGATCTCCGTCGGGCGCAGCAGCACCGAGTCCACGTAGGCGCCGGACTCGGGGTCCTTGACCCGGGCGCCGGCCGTGGCGGGCTGACCCTTGTAGAGGCTGATCGCGAGCTTGGCGGCCGCGTCGGCCTCTTTCTTGATCGGCTTGTAGACCGTCATGCACTGGTCGCCGGCGAGGATGTTCTGCAGGCCCTGGGTCTCGGCGTCCTGACCGGTCACCGGGATCTTGCCGTTCTTGCCGACGCGCTTGAGGATGGTGATGGCGGCGTTGCCGAGACCGTCGTTGGCAGCGAGGACACCGTCGATGGCTCCACCGGTCTGCTGCCACATCTGGTCGAAGATGAACCGGCCGTCGTCGTTGTTCCAGCGGGGCACCGACTGGTCCGGGCCCTTGAGGAACGAGCCGTCGTCGTACTTCGGCTGGAGGACCTCGTCGGAGCCGGCCTTGAACAGCGTCGCGTTGTTGTCGGTCGTCGCGCCGTTGAGGTAGGCGATGCGCGGGTTGGCGACACCCTTGTTCTTCAGGCACTTGACCAGGCCGCGGCCCTGCATGCGGCCGACCTCCTCGTTGTCGAAGCTGACGTAGTAGTCAGCGCCGCCGTTGAGGGTCAGCCGGTCGTAGTCGATGGTCTTGACGCCGGCCCGCTTGGCCTTGGCGATCACCGCACGCCCGCTGTCGGCGTCGAGGTTGGCCAGGAGCAGCACCGACGCGCCACCGGCGATCATCTCGTCGGCGATGCGGGTGAAGTTCTCCGCCTTGCCGTCGGCGTTGCGGATGTCGACGGGCACCGCCGCCTTGTCGAACGCGGCCTTGAGGAGTTTCGGGTCGTCGCTGCCCCAGCGCTGGGAGGTCGTGGTGTCCGGCAGGATCACACCGACCTTCCCCGTGCCGTTGCCGCGGGCCACGGGGGTGTCGTCGTCCGTACAACCGGCAAGACCGCCCAGGGTCAGCAGTCCCGCGGTCACACCCGCCACCAGCTTGCTACGCATTCCCGGTTCTCCTCCCGCGACAAAACGGGGGTCAGGCTAGCAGCGCACGGCAGCAGGTCGGTCGAGTCGTGACAAAAGTCCCACCATTTTCACATCTTGACGGCCACACCGGCGAGTGTCGGCGGCCCGGCCGGAGCACCGTCGCCGGCCGGTTCCGGCCCGGGATGCCAGAGCCGGCTGGGCACGATGCCGGGCTCGACCGGCTCCCAGCCCTGGAACATGGCCGTGAACACGGCGGGGTCACGCAGGACCAGCGGTGTCCCGGTGCGGCCGAACAGCTCGGCGACACGGTCCAGGGCCTCCGGGTCGGTGCCGGCCGTGACGTGGGAGAGGACCAGGTGACTGCCGGGTGCGGCCACTTCGCGGTAACAGCGCAGAGCCGCCACCAGTTCGGGGCTGTCCGGCACAAAATGCAGCACGGAGGCGAGGATGATGCAGACCGGTTCGGTCAGGTCGAGAACTCCGCGCAGGCCCGGGTCGGTGAACAGCTCGCGCGGCTGCAGGAGATCACCCTGGACCACCACGACGCCCGTCTCCTCCCGCAGCGCCTCGCGGGCGTGCAGGACGGCACTGGTCTCGATGTCGACGTAGACGACACGGGCGTCCGGGTGTACCTCGCGGGCCGTCCCGTGGACGTTCTCCGCCGTCGGGATCCCCGAGCCGAGCTCGAGGAACTGCCGGATGCCGCGGCCGGCGGCGTACCGGACGGCCCGGCGCAGGAAGGACCGGTTGGTGTGCAGCATCACCGGGAGCTCCGGCAGCAGCTCGACCGCGCGGGTCGCCACGGCCCGGTCGGCGGCGAAGTTGTGGGAGCCGCCCATCAGGTAGTCGTAGATCCGGGCCGTGCTGGGCCGGTTGGGGTCGATCGCCGCGACCGGCTGAGCCGCTCCTGCCACGCCGACGCCTCCCCCGCACCGATTCGCCGAACCCGGCCCGCACTCGGTGCTCCTGACCTTACGTTGGGTAGCGGGTACGTGCCGCGGATACCGGCAGGATCGGGGGGACCGTGGACTCGCTCGACTCCTTGACCGGCCTCCTGGTGGACGAAGCGCCGGACGCCGTGATCATCTGCCGGTCGGACGGCACGATCGCGCTGGCCAACCGGCGGGCACACGGCATGTTCGGCTTTCCGGCCGGTGACCTGCTCGGACGCAACGTCGACGAGCTGGTGCCCGACGAGATCAGGAAGATCCACCCGGGCTACCGCGCGGGATACCTGAACAGCGAGCACCCGCCGTTGCGGCGGCTGCCCCTGCGCGGGCGGCGGCCCGACGGCAGCGTCTTCCCGGTCGAGGTGTCACTGGCCGCGGTCGCCGCACCGGACGGCGACACCCTGGTGACGGCCGTGCTGCGTGACGACACCGTGCACCGTGAGGCGCAGGAGGCGCGTGCGCTGCTGGCCTCGATCATCCAGTCGTCGCACGACGCCATCGTCACCACCGACCTGACCGGTGTGGTGCTGACCTGGAACCCGGGCGCCGAGCACCTGTACGGCCGGACCTCGGCCGAGATGCTGGGACGTCCCGTCGACCCGATCATCCCGGCGGAACGGCGCGTCGACGAGGAAGAGGTCCGCAACCTGGTCCGGATGGGCGGCCGGATGGACCGGTACCGGACCTACCGGCTGCACGCCGACGGCACCACGCTCGCCGTGTCGCTGCTGG
Protein-coding regions in this window:
- a CDS encoding L-lactate permease; this translates as MDQFTIVTDPVAHSVAFSALFAVLPLLTLFILLGVLRMKAWLAGLIALAVALIVAVAVYSMPVGQALLSASEGAAFGFFPILWIVLNAIWVYNLTVASGHFDVLRRSMERVSPDMRIQAIIVAFCFGALLEALAGFGTPVAVTVVMLMALGFPPIRAAAVALIANTAPVAFGALATPIVTLGTVTSGAADDPRLNVDTLGAMVGRQTPLLAVVVPLVLVAVIDGRRGIRQTWPAALVAGVVFALGQFVASNYISVPLTDIIAALLAAAAVVLLLRIWQPVESPNLHAEPPAESDPTASRRAASGSAGPGPAGSGPTASSRAASGSAAPGPAGSGPAGSGPAGSGPAGSGPVASAGSADAAESGPIGFSRISPGSAGPGPAASGPPASGRAASGSAAPAAAGSGPAGSTEVDSARKATVGGGGAATVTRRDGAAEVARAYAPYLIIIVIFSVANIGAVKAALAKAPWSVSFAWPGLDVLGTNGKPLASTTFTLGWLSAAGTLMILAGILTALVLRIGPGRAFKAYLHTYAELRHAIVTVMAVLALAYVLNQSGQTNTLGEFLAAAGGVFIFLSSILGWIGVAVTGSDTSANALFGALQVETAARAGLDPVLLAAANSSGGVLGKMVSPQNLAIAASAVGMAGREGDIFRKVVGWSLLLLLVMCVLVTLQGTPVLSWMVP
- a CDS encoding APC family permease, coding for MARKDTAEPDIITSALARNRLGVPSVVFFGVAGAAPLTVIIGSISAIYAIIGNTAVPVAYLVTALILSIFTVGFVAMSRHIVNSGAFYAYISHGLGRMTGVGAAFVALPAYSLMQIGLFGLFGSAASDILAALGFSVHWFTCALVAWAIVAVLGLLWVDLSGKVLAVLLIAEISVVLIYDIVMIANPAGGHVSFATLAPGALFTSDAGPMLVLAVAGFVGFEATVVLSEEAKDPKKTVARATHLAVILAGLLCGLSAWAMSVITGPSQVVATAQEHRTDMVFALVGPHVPGILVDIGYILFLTSVFAALLAFHAAVARYQFALGREGVLPAAWGRTHPRTGAPLLGSITQSLLALGVLIAYAVAGLEPLFWIFAWLTTIGGLGVLFLMWSASFAVLVFFVRHRGLENAWRATIAPIIAFLLLSAVLGITVIGFGEILQVEGDSPFQWLVPVLYCAVAVIGVVWALVMRAARPETYAGIGRGADGRYVATPEGPPQTKGSHEPVGARGYHY
- a CDS encoding GOLPH3/VPS74 family protein, with the translated sequence MLADQFYLIAHEDRTGRSRLHPRATGIGLAASLLGELVLDNRLRIFAGDLEIVSNQPPRDALTHSILDLLIAQPQHRDVRTWLAYLSQDAAMRVGERLERSGAVESVTRRRMLSTQTFYMPNNELQRNAAAWAPMRLANLLVRGLDMALSDRVLAGLIAATGLTRHVLWDFEAHRSALTVLPNTVASLPEDLRQLIENTEASVGSVLAVGRR
- a CDS encoding helix-turn-helix domain-containing protein, whose product is MPTDEGPTLRRRRLGAELKRCREVAGLTQEIVGRHFEWHAAKVTRIETARVAVTARDVKDLLTLYGVDDEEYREALMALARLSRERTWWTDYRDIMRPGNFVGLEAEATLLRTWEPVLIPGLLQTEAYMRALMRTGRASDPPHHIDRRVALRLKRQGRLTAANPLALAAIIDESVVRRIVGGPEVMKDQLRHLIEVAQLPTVTVQILPFDAGEHPFLGGSAALLEFRETTHLDVVYLEGLAGDYYEEQHSEVARYRDEFERLSAKALDSRLSIKMVEGLLHS
- a CDS encoding DUF397 domain-containing protein, whose translation is MPAHRLDAAVWKKSSRSNGNGGNNCVEVAFLDTAVAVRDSKNPTGPALIFNPSNWAEFVDSAKSGQFDLNK
- a CDS encoding type III PLP-dependent enzyme, whose translation is MRTTLPHPPEADPETGTPGDLLPGEPLLEMRAARIVAALDAFRNAFPQVRPFYATKCNTDPGVLSVLHTTGARFEVASVEEIRILGTLGVRGQDVIFSNPVRAREQTRQASRAGVYRFAVDSREELHRVAEEAPGSCVYARLATGGRASVVPSEGKFGVDVRGAIDLLVRARDLGLVPYGITFHIGSQSLRPAALEAALGDVHTVLSRLVSAGIRLQMVDLGGGFPAAYDRPVPPLAAFGRAAAAGIAQLPYPVEVFAEPGRCIVAEAGTFRCRVIGVAQRPSGYWAHTDLGVFNGMMEVLESGGDLRYPIRDNRGSANRRRFHVTGPTCDGQDTYARDVPLSADLREGDEVLIGSAGAYTTVYASRFNGFARPRVVVT
- a CDS encoding sugar ABC transporter substrate-binding protein; translated protein: MRSKLVAGVTAGLLTLGGLAGCTDDDTPVARGNGTGKVGVILPDTTTSQRWGSDDPKLLKAAFDKAAVPVDIRNADGKAENFTRIADEMIAGGASVLLLANLDADSGRAVIAKAKRAGVKTIDYDRLTLNGGADYYVSFDNEEVGRMQGRGLVKCLKNKGVANPRIAYLNGATTDNNATLFKAGSDEVLQPKYDDGSFLKGPDQSVPRWNNDDGRFIFDQMWQQTGGAIDGVLAANDGLGNAAITILKRVGKNGKIPVTGQDAETQGLQNILAGDQCMTVYKPIKKEADAAAKLAISLYKGQPATAGARVKDPESGAYVDSVLLRPTEIFKKNVGDVIDDGFVARKTVCTGAFAKFCTRNGI
- a CDS encoding SAM-dependent methyltransferase, which encodes MAGAAQPVAAIDPNRPSTARIYDYLMGGSHNFAADRAVATRAVELLPELPVMLHTNRSFLRRAVRYAAGRGIRQFLELGSGIPTAENVHGTAREVHPDARVVYVDIETSAVLHAREALREETGVVVVQGDLLQPRELFTDPGLRGVLDLTEPVCIILASVLHFVPDSPELVAALRCYREVAAPGSHLVLSHVTAGTDPEALDRVAELFGRTGTPLVLRDPAVFTAMFQGWEPVEPGIVPSRLWHPGPEPAGDGAPAGPPTLAGVAVKM